A region of Zeugodacus cucurbitae isolate PBARC_wt_2022May chromosome 5, idZeuCucr1.2, whole genome shotgun sequence DNA encodes the following proteins:
- the LOC105212213 gene encoding uncharacterized protein LOC105212213 isoform X3, translated as MMGPLDAVLSCFCRMCQSPCRSSQQPPNLTVLSRQQQQQHQLYHTQSAAAAAAAANSAFYAPASGVGAVDTSELMIRLRESIKQKEEFLKSPLPHTHTTLHSVPAVSHTAQQHFFPPHTPPSGSPQLSMVSTTSTSAGSSVLSSIGGGGGGPRGQVRTLVKQPLSATSSSASSTRELLPANVSAIEMHQYYGSVSSTGSAGKNHVVTTSGGGGNYISLESTSMSRGSSATGVSVSAGGMRAAGVETVPLRRAAGNGSANSRANNNNGMGDKYVKDLDYLESLQETGVTNKVFERKLVSHLAKGFDPFQPLSINTNACVEPSATAAAGNVMLIKKPTVLYESLQHHPLHQLQVQQLQQTQQAHTTHAPMQLTKLQQQQLQQHQQQQQHVSGSVVDGAQYSRMEIHKASLATTTIDHAPSNKYTGKLPEALGSATTTAIVAVAEPKPALTDIAESNEVPTSSSSSQVTTTTPGTSSADGNGSGVIGGTGAAVVRRFRPMSSFDDSKPMRRISYLRATNNEADYSASDTSITSLTGLNSSVVGIGAPPLIEVTSKQSSLDDDDDGGGSGGGGVDDEPTYDVVAGDERATIQTTAELMAATAQEHLLEQQQQHLKDRASVTAEAAIVAAVTAAGVGGGAAAALSESRRESVNSEIRNSVHIDDVIADINGKLETKDVATEMEVFETEMEIKSSCINGKRLSDYRSWRQVKIEIKGDILRIYPGRGCKESNMIELDIRNFKIFDESVDKKKSYMFRMQSKPTQIATLGNELNLDDVPDKLTSSGSSASTTASHVEPTHHQPHQQPTEILFKTKSMTEMKRIFGLLQWKNSLIYDDNDLQGRQLAEPQKTAAISSMPTATYCDDNVQHQHQHQQLQPEYSPLSTTSRGGDSELISDSISPVMKTRKSSSHKNIPDKDLGSPKAKNWKDLLFRRGGGSSSHNADISPSSLASGGKTTGSIGVPLRSCPMSKNNEFVPLLVDVCTNIVETKGLGIVGIYRIPGNKAAISELSEQVNKSDFSWDRCNTDVRWEDVNVVSSLLKQYIRNLPDALLPCSFYINFIEADKKTGLERLKELRELLNSLPRHSYETLKHLIRHLSRVSKNCDVNLMEPKNLAIIFGPSIIRTPNDTLEIAVKDMKHQCRIVELLVTQYDYFFENGPLPDLADVTGNTPIASTSSSASGALHTQEDQTNMLLHNVSKIERLTERESSSTTRTSRFIPQLRRRTHSKRGAVSSDTYSGESVLVSEIQNLNQSHNAYGMSSNNKNKNKHKRKSLQSSINLNQTITKLISAPHNMHNALLKYNITSTNSTNNTTTTITNNNKNTTTQSTPNICVAAATTTTTTKPLKQCATASRQQQLQQPPLQQMQKQQLQQRRRKAVPTIYDIGLTLRVQFQSLDSTKSVTTAMTTSSSSTNATTASSSSGSGGSSSVTSSTQKTKKERNFLINHSGGGFVRLHHRKASLDEKDSGSCSGSGSGSGGSMSKEQQRSSVDISVLLTDDESSNSRSDTGSMSLTTITDTLDSKLRNLRSGSESNDENGSPEFRKNRRHTLGQPLHLHSENIPYADESPERHFHSCPLDAPNVLMLSRSCTATNTIATAKANESKDQRVAAVLSAYKNNKLQHSATVPINPGSTTTIVGSGSTPSTAASTPTAILTVKTTNTQGGIIGTNVGGTGSGSNLARNSYVGRGTRFTKQVYEQQCCSDDDSEGSTTSDPKDSLIIASPPFFLDRYNKKRRDHRLFRSASFNCRNYSSSSGRHSSSGGHHNTGGSASALTKDEKTDMNLTKKRQIQNKQNRSIKRRHTVGGPHDYVGPNGCPPANSNNCNHHHTCKVTAGAGGTTTTTTTVLRRIPIPSANGNISNNNNNINTNLTQDGNNGNGGGGGGVGSGNIGGNGGNGVGGDNAGTATVAMASGAGGEHVLEVGIRIKNINRSRY; from the exons ATGATGGGGCCGTTGGATGCGGTTTTGAGTTGTTTTTGCAGAATGTGTCAGTCACCATGTCGTAG CTCCCAACAGCCGCCCAATTTGACAGTATTATcccgacaacagcaacaacaacaccaactctATCACACACAATCAGCCGCAGCGGCAGCGGCCGCAGCCAATTCCGCCTTCTATGCCCCCGCTTCGGGTGTCGGCGCCGTTGACACCAGCGAATTGATGATACGCCTACGTGAATCGATCAAGCAAAAAGAGGAATTCCTTAAATCACCGCTGCCACACACGCACACCACACTGCACAGCGTACCCGCTGTGAGCCACACAGCGCAACAGCATTTCTTCCCGCCGCACACACCACCGTCGGGCAGCCCGCAATTGTCTATGGTGTCGACGACATCGACATCGGCCGGTTCATCAGTGCTGAGCAGCAtaggtggcggcggcggcgggcCGCGTGGTCAGGTGCGTACACTCGTTAAGCAACCACTCTCGGCGACATCCTCATCGGCGTCCAGCACGCGTGAGCTGCTGCCCGCCAACGTCAGTGCAATTGAAATGCATCAATATTACGGCAGTGTCAGCAGCACTGGCAGTGCTGGTAAAAACCACGTTGTCACCACAAGTGGTGGTGGCGGCAATTATATTAGCCTGGAGAGCACGAGTATGAGTCGCGGCAGTAGTGCGACCGGTGTGAGTGTGAGCGCTGGTGGTATGCGTGCTGCCGGCGTTGAAACGGTGCCCTTGCGTCGAGCAGCCGGTAATGGCAGCGCCAACAGCAGAGCGAATAACAACAATGGCATGGGTGATAAATATGTAAAGGATTTGGATTACTTGGAATCCTTGCAGGAGACTGGTGTGACTAATAAAGT TTTCGAACGCAAGCTCGTATCTCATCTCGCCAAAGGCTTTGATCCCTTCCAACCGCTCTCCATTAACACCAACGCCTGCGTTGAGCCTAGCGCCACCGCAGCCGCGGGCAATGTGATGCTGATAAAGAAACCCACAGTGCTCTACGAATCACTGCAACATCATCCATTGCATCAGTTACAGGTACAACAGTTGCAACAGACGCAGCAGGCGCACACAACACACGCGCCAATGCAATTGAcgaagttgcaacaacaacagctacaacaacaccagcagcaacaacagcatgtTAGCGGCAGCGTTGTGGACGGTGCGCAGTATAGTCGCATGGAGATACACAAGGCCAGTTTGGCTACGACTACCATCGATCATGCGCCGTCAAATA AGTACACTGGCAAATTACCGGAAGCTCTTggatcagcaacaacaacagcaatagttgCGGTGGCTGAACCGAAACCGGCACTCACTGATATCGCTGAAAGCAACGAGGTGccaaccagcagcagcagcagccaag TGACAACAACTACACCGGGCACTTCCTCCGCCGATGGCAATGGTAGCGGTGTTATTGGTGGTACTGGTGCTGCTGTGGTGCGTCGCTTTAGGCCGATGTCTTCGTTCGATGACAGCAAACCGATGCGTCGCATTTCATATTTACGCGCCACAAACAATGAAGCGGATTACTCAGCCTCGGACACATCCATTACATCGTTGACTGGTTTGAATAGCAGTGTTGTTGGCATTGGTGCACCGCCACTTATTGAAGTGACATCGAAACAATCGTCActcgatgatgatgatgatggcggCGGCAGCGGTGGTGGCGGCGTCGATGACGAGCCGACATATGACGTGGTGGCTGGTGATGAACGCGCCACAATACAAACGACGGCCGAATTGATGGCGGCCACGGCGCAGGAGCATTTGTtggagcagcagcaacagcatttGAAAGATAGAGCGAGTGTCACTGCAGAGGCGGCTATTGTGGCGGCAGTGACGGCCGCAGGTGTTGGTGGCGGCGCTGCGGCGGCCTTAAGTGAAAGTAGACGCGAATCGGTGAATAGTGAAATACGAAATAG CGTTCACATTGACGATGTAATCGCAGACATAAATGGCAAATTGGAGACAAAGGATGTGGCTACCGAAATGGAAGTGTTCGAAACTGAAATGGAGATTAAGTCGTCGTGCATCAATGGAAAG CGTCTCTCGGATTATCGTTCTTGGCGCCAAgtgaaaattgaaatcaaagGCGATATCTTACGCATCTATCCGGGTCGCGGTTGTAAGGAGAGCAAT ATGATAGAACTCGatattagaaattttaaaatcttcgatGAATCGGTCGATAAAAAGAAATCCTACATGTTTCGCATGCAATCGAAACCCACGCAAATCGCCACATTGGGCAATGAGCTGAATCTGGATGATGTGCCCGATAAATTGACGTCGTCAGGCAGCAGCGCCTCGACAACAGCGTCACATGTGGAGCCAACACATCACCAGCCCCACCAACAACCCAcagaaatattattcaaaacgaAAAGCATGACGGAAATGAAACGCATATTCGGCTTATTGCAGTGGAAGAATAGTTTAATTTATGACGATAAT GATCTTCAAGGCAGGCAATTGGCTGAGCCGCAGAAAACCGCGGCTATCTCTAGCATGCCAACAGCAACATACTGTGATGATAACgtacaacaccaacaccaacaccaacaattaCAACCAGAATATTCACCATTAAGCACAACATCACGCGGTGGCGATTCCGAGCTCATATCGGACTCGATTTCGCCAGTGATGAAAACGCGCAAATCATCTTCACACAAAAATATACCCGATAAAGATTTAGGTTCCCCGAAAGCCAAAAATTGGAAAGATTTACTCTTTAGACGCGGCGGCGGTAGCAGCAGCCACAATGCGGACATTTCGCCGTCAAGCTTAGCTTCTGGTGGCAAGACGACCGGTTCCATTGGTGTGCCCTTAAGATCATGTCCGATG TCCAAGAACAACGAATTTGTGCCGCTGTTAGTGGATGTCTGCACGAATATTGTTGAGACAAAGGGTCTCGGCATCGTTGGTATTTATCGCATACCTGGCAACAAGGCTGCCATATCAGAGCTATCGGAGCAGGTGAATAAATCCGACTTTTCATGGGATCGCTGCAACACAGACGTCAGGTGGGAAGACGTGAATGTCGTGTCGAGTCTACTAAAGCAATACATACGCAATCTGCCCGATGCTTTGCTACCATGTTCCttctatataaatttcattgaagCCGATAAGAAGACGGGCTTGGAGCGTTTGAAAGAGCTTCGAGAGTTGCTTAACTCGCTGCCACGTCACTCATACGAGACGTTGAAGCATTTGATACGTCATTTGAGTCGCGTGAGCAAGAATTGTGATGTGAATTTGATGGAGCCCAAAAATTTGGCGATAATTTTCGGTCCATCGATTATACGCACACCAAACGATACACTAGAGATTGCAGTGAAGGATATGAAACATCAGTGTCGCATAGTAGAGTTACTCGTGACGCAG TACGACTACTTCTTCGAGAATGGTCCCTTGCCCGATCTGGCGGACGTTACCGGCAACACGCCCATTGCGTCCACTTCCAGTTCCGCTTCGGGTGCACTACACACCCAAGAGGATCAGACGAATATGTTGCTGCACAATGTATCGAAAATTGAACGGCTAACCGAACGTGAGTCGTCATCCACAACACGCACATCCCGTTTCATTCCACAACTGCGACGGCGTACACATAGTAAGCGTGGTGCGGTCAGCTCGGATACCTACTCGGGCGAAAGTGTGTTGGTAAGCGAAATTCAAAATCTGAATCAGAGTCACAATGCTTATGGCATGAGttcgaataacaaaaacaaaaacaaacataaacgcAAATCATTGCAATCATCCATCAACCTCAACCAAACCATTACTAAACTCATTTCCGCACCACACAACATGCACAACGCACTACTCAAGTACAATATCACTAGCACCAATTccaccaacaacaccaccaccaccatcaccaacaacaacaagaacactaCCACACAATCCACACCTAATATATGCGTGGCAgcagccaccaccaccacaaccACTAAGCCTTTAAAGCAATGCGCAACGGCCAGTCGCCAACAGCAGCTGCAGCAGCCGCCACtgcaacaaatgcaaaagcagcagctgcagcagcgGCGTCGCAAAGCCGTGCCCACAATTTATGATATTGGGCTAACATTGCGTGTACAATTTCAGTCATTGGATTCCACCAAATCCGTTACAACAGCGATGACGACCAGCAGCAGCTCCACCAATGCTACCACAGCGTCGTCGAGTAGCGGTAGTGGCGGCAGCAGCAGTGTGACCTCCTCCACGCAAAAGACGAAAAAGGAGCGTAACTTCCTGATCAATCACAGCGGCGGAGGGTTTGTGCGGCTGCACCATCGCAAAGCCAGTCTGGATGAGAAGGACTCGGGCAGCTGTAGCGGTTCGGGCAGTGGCAGCGGCGGCAGCATGAGCAAAGAGCAGCAACGCAGCAGTGTCGATATATCGGTGCTGCTCACCGATGATGAGTCGAGCAATAGTCGCAGCGATACAG GTTCCATGTCCCTGACCACCATTACCGATACGCTAGACTCGAAATTGCGCAACTTGCGTAGCGGTTCCGAATCGAATGATGAAAATGGTTCGCCCGAGTTCCGGAAAAATCGACGGCACACACTCGGCCAGCCACTGCATTTGCATTCTGAAAACATTCCCTATGCCGATGAGTCGCCAGAGCGTCACTTTCATTCCTGCCCATTGGATGCACCGAATGTACTGATGCTGAGTCGTTCCTGCACCGCCACCAACACCATCGCCACGGCCAAGGCGAATGAGAGCAAGGATCAGCGTGTGGCAGCGGTACTGTccgcatacaaaaacaacaaactacaACATTCGGCTACCGTGCCCATTAATCCCGGttcgacaacaacaattgtggGCAGCGGCAGCACACCATCGACAGCGGCATCGACGCCAACTGCTATACTAACGGTAAAAACGACAAATACACAAGGCGGTATCATCGGCACAAATGTCGGCGGTACCGGCAGTGGCAGCAACTTAGCGCGTAATTCCTATGTGGGGCGTGGAACACGCTTCACCAAACAAGTGTATGAGCAACAGTGTTGCTCAGACGATGACTCCGAGGGTTCGACCACGAGCGATCCGAAAGATTCGCTCATCATAGCATCGCCGCCGTTTTTTCTAGATCGTTACAATAAGAAGCGACGCGATCATCGACTCTTCCGCTCCGCTTCGTTCAATTGTCGCAACTATTCATCGTCGTCGGGCAGACACAGCAGCAGCGGTGGTCATCACAACACCGGCGGTTCTGCGTCAGCATTGACGAAAGATGAAAAGACTGATATGAATTTGACGAAGAAGCGACAGATACAGAACAAACAGAATCGTTCCATAAAGCGACGACACACTGTTGGTGGACCGCACGACTATGTTGGACCGAATGGCTGTCCGCCAGCGAATAGTAACAATTGCAATCATCATCACACCTGTAAGGTGACAGCTGGTGCGGGTGGCACCACAACAACCACTACAACGGTGTTGCGACGCATTCCTATACCCAGCGCTAATggcaacatcagcaacaacaacaacaatatcaatacAAATCTAACGCAAGACGGCAACAATGGCaatggtggtggcggcggcggcgtcgGCAGTGGCAACATTGGCGGTAACGGCGGCAATGGTGTGGGCGGCGACAATGCCGGCACTGCAACGGTGGCTATGGCAAGTGGCGCGGGCGGCGAGCACGTGCTGGAGGTGGGCATACGCATCAAGAATATCAACAGAAGTCGATATTAG